A single genomic interval of Kogia breviceps isolate mKogBre1 chromosome 6, mKogBre1 haplotype 1, whole genome shotgun sequence harbors:
- the SLC49A3 gene encoding LOW QUALITY PROTEIN: solute carrier family 49 member A3 (The sequence of the model RefSeq protein was modified relative to this genomic sequence to represent the inferred CDS: inserted 1 base in 1 codon), with amino-acid sequence MYVSPTQGATQGGASPRAAPEPGRRRAAATAGPPRLPPGGAGGRRACAHRCVFLLALSLLTCSNSTLWLSFAPVADTITRHFLLSTEQIDWLSLVCLVVSIPFGVVAIWVLDSAGPRWAASWTPHRGPLWDGQAGRLVGSRAPESHSQHDQHVSKPLGILVANLLSLSLVKKEEDIPLMVRELRSARTWTSASSLLATACVWESTPPTPPSAGAVHSTSQKCLAGLELVRTWPTSSWLLATCFGGSIGIFSSFLSFLEQVLCVNGYSSLEFAGLCGAPFFAFGVLRVLPLGLCVDRTKHFTGAVEIGLCLTSLVCVAFGLVSQLGGQTVALAATCSLLGLFXFSAAPVAMQLVVECSFPVAEGSAPGRAEVLVLGRQAEGVLIMALLTSPTVHHVEPSFSTCRNGQDLLA; translated from the exons ATGTATGTCAGCCCCACACAGGGAGCTACACAG GGCGGCGCCAGCCCACGCGCCGCTCCAGAGCCCGGCAGGCGGCGCGCGGCGGCGACGGCGGGGCCGCCGCGACTCCCGCCCGGAGGCGCTGGGGGCCGCCGCGCCTGCGCGCACCGCTGCGTCTTCCTGCTGGCGCTCAGCCTGCTCACCTGCTCCAACAGCACG CTGTGGCTCAGCTTCGCACCCGTGGCTGACACGATCACCCGGCACTTCCTACTCTCCACCGAGCAGATCGACTGGCTCTCACTGGTCTGCCTTGTGGTGTCCATCCCATTCGGCGTGGTGGCCATCTGGGTTCTGGACTCTGCTGGGCCCCGCTGGGCGGCGAGTTGGACCCCACACCGAGGCCCGCTCTGGGACGG CCAAGCTGGCCGCCTTGTGGGTTCCCGAGCACCAGAGAGCCACAGCCAACACGATCAGCACGTGT CAAAACCCCTGGGCATCCTGGTGGCCAACCTGCTGTCTCTCAGCCTGgtgaagaaggaggaggacatCCCCTTGATGGTGAGGGAGCTCAGGAGTGCACGGac CTGGACATCTGCATCATCCCTGCTGGCCACTGCTTGCGTCTGGGAGAgcacgccccccaccccgccctccgCGGGGGCTGTCCACTCCACCTCACAGAAGTGCCTAGCCGGGCTGGAGCTGGTCA GAACATGGCCTACGTCATCCTGGCTCCTGGCCACATGCTTTGGGGGCAGCATTGGCATCTTCTCCAGCTTCTTGTCCTTCCTGGAGCAGGTCCTCTGCGTGAATGGCTACTCCAGCTTG gaattTGCAGGCCTCTGTGGGGCTCCCTTCTTTGCGTTTGGGGTCTTGAGGGTGCTGCCTCTTGGCCTGTGTGTGGACCGGACCAAGCATTTCACTGGAGCTGTCGAGATCGGCCTCTGCCTGACATCTCTGGTCTGCGTGGCCTTTGGCCTG GTGTCCCAGCTGGGGGGACAGACCGTTGCGCTGGCCGCCACCTGCTCGCTGCTGGGGCTCT GCTTCTCAGCGGCGCCTGTCGCCATGCAGCTGGTTGTCGAGTGCTCCTTCCCTGTGGCTGAGG GCAGTGCCCCGGGCAGGGCTGAGGTTCTCGTGCTGGGCAGGCAGGCCGAGGGTGTGCTCATCATGGCGCTGCTGACCTCCCCGACCGTGCACCACGTGGAGCCGTCCTTCTCCACCTGCCGGAACGGCCAGGACCTGCTGGCCTGA